From one Triticum urartu cultivar G1812 chromosome 3, Tu2.1, whole genome shotgun sequence genomic stretch:
- the LOC125542792 gene encoding zinc finger protein 511-like, whose amino-acid sequence MQQNPAEAMEASAPSEAEAPKDAGPWLGFWEVSRRRLTPDDPFFAAGDMERELLAKHVALDLSDDDRYQLEKMDVASVSMVCCPIAGCGAHLDCLEDFEDHYSTRHTASCSVCSRVYPTSRLLSIHISEAHDSFFQAKVARGFPMYECLVEGCGEKLKTYKSRQQHLVDKHQFPNSFEFFKRAQPSQRHRQKYHHRRQTAYKGEETRDTVMDVDGKNPRQSKPRYRPKQRDHKEPKENEHGHKESKDNEHHEKEAKESDMEVEQKIDELSSAVSRLSTADSVPSSITFGHRRARGLTFVPRSIRQNKQVSQPEAN is encoded by the exons ATGCAGCAGAATCCTGCTGAGGCCATGGAGGCCTCCGCGCCGTCGGAGGCCGAGGCGCCCAAAGATGCGGGGCCGTGGCTAGGGTTCTGGGAGGTGTCGCGGCGGCGGTTGACCCCCGACGACCCCTTCTTCGCCGCCGGCGACATGGAGCGCGAGCTACTCGCCAAACAC GTTGCCCTGGATCTCTCGGATGATGACCGGTACCAACTTGAGAAGATGGATGTGGCGAGCGTGAG CATGGTGTGTTGTCCAATTGCTGGTTGCGGTGCTCATCTAGATTGCTTGGAGGACTTTGAAGACCACTACAGCACACGGCATACTGCTTCATGCTCTGTATGTTCAAGAGTGTACCCAACATCAAGGTTGCTGAGTATTCATATTTCTGAGGCGCATGATTCCTTCTTCCAAGCAAAAGTCGCTCGTGGTTTTCCGATG TACGAATGTTTGGTGGAGGGTTGTGGGGAGAAGTTGAAGACGTACAAAAGTCGGCAGCAGCATCTTGTTGATAAGCATCAATTTCCCAACTCATTTGAATTCTTCAAAAGAGCACAACCTTCCCAGCGGCATCGTCAGAAGTATCATCATCGAAGGCAAACTGCTTATAAGGGAGAAGAGACAAGGGATACTGTCATGGACGTTGATGGGAAGAATCCAAGGCAATCGAAACCGAGATATCGGCCGAAGCAACGTGATCATAAGGAGCCGAAAGAAAATGAACATGGTCACAAGGAGTCGAAAGACAATGAACATCATGAGAAGGAGGCCAAGGAGAGCGACATGGAGGTCGAACAGAAGATTGATGAACTGTCCTCGGCTGTATCAAGGCTGAGTACTGCAGATTCGGTGCCTTCGAGCATAACCTTTGGCCATCGCCGTGCTCGTGGTCTTACTTTTGTCCCAAGATCTATTAGGCAGAACAAGCAGGTCTCTCAGCCAGAAGCAAATTGA
- the LOC125547926 gene encoding xyloglucan endotransglycosylase/hydrolase protein 8-like encodes MARRFLAVLAVVLALSQAASAKPWLDEKFNTDGNVRTGYDASGQQVVTLSLDQRSGAGFNSDEQYLYGEFSIQMKLIPGNSAGTVSCFYLSSGDGDGHDEIDMEFMGNSSGPGHPVVLNTNVWVNGDGKKEHQFNLWFDPAADFHTYTIIWNPENILFKVDNLFIRSFKRFAGIPYTSSKPMRLHATLWDGSFWATEKGKVPIDWSNAPFNVLYRNYYANACVSGGACHAGSDGWMNRQLNGAEWGTVKWAERSYMSYNYCEDGYRFPQGFPAECSRY; translated from the exons ATGGCACGCCGTTTCCTGGCCGTGCTCGCCGTCGTCCTGGCGCTCTCGCAGGCCGCCTCGGCCAAGCCCTGGCTCGACGAGAAGTTCAACACGGACGGCAATGTCCGGACGGGATACGACGCTTCAGGGCAGCAGGTGGTGACGCTCAGCCTCGACCAGCGCTCCGGCGCCGGCTTCAACTCCGATGAGCAATACCTCTACGGTGAGTTCAGTATCCAGATGAAGCTCATCCCGGGAAACTCCGCCGGCACCGTCTCCTGCTTCTAC CTTTCTTCCGGTGATGGCGACGGTCATGACGAGATCGACATGGAGTTCATGGGCAACTCCAGCGGCCCTGGCCATCCAGTGGTGCTCAACACCAACGTGTGGGTCAACGGCGACGGCAAGAAGGAGCACCAGTTCAACCTCTGGTTCGACCCCGCCGCCGACTTCCACACCTACACCATCATCTGGAACCCGGAGAACATCCTCTTCAAGGTTGACAACCTCTTCATCCGGTCCTTCAAGCGCTTCGCCGGCATCCCCTACACTAGCTCCAAACCCATGAGGCTGCACGCCACGCTCTGGGACGGCAGCTTCTGGGCGACCGAGAAGGGCAAGGTCCCCATCGACTGGTCCAACGCGCCCTTCAACGTCTTGTACCGGAACTACTACGCCAACGCCTGCGTCAGCGGCGGCGCGTGCCATGCCGGCAGCGACGGGTGGATGAACAGGCAGCTCAACGGCGCCGAGTGGGGCACCGTGAAGTGGGCGGAGCGCAGTTACATGAGCTACAACTACTGCGAGGATGGGTACAGGTTCCCGCAGGGGTTCCCCGCCGAGTGCAGCCGCTACTGA